The proteins below are encoded in one region of Aequorivita iocasae:
- a CDS encoding LolA-like protein yields MKTIKTLVILFLFAAIIPMSAQTADEIINNYFENTGGKASWEKLQAVKMTATANTQGMEIPVEVFQTKDGNQLVKINFQGQEIVQQAFDGETMWSTNFMTMLPEKSDAEATENMKKQINDFPSPFLNYKDKGFTVELMGKETKDGTETYKIKLTQSPITVDGVEQPNVSYHYFDTETFVPIVSEHPITQGPMKGQMNVSTMSDYQEVEGLYFPFALSMAGQGIQLKEVIVNPEIDKAIFAFPVTSENSEKKE; encoded by the coding sequence ATGAAAACCATTAAAACACTTGTCATCCTTTTTTTATTTGCTGCTATTATTCCTATGTCTGCGCAAACTGCAGATGAAATCATTAACAACTATTTTGAAAACACAGGCGGAAAAGCTTCGTGGGAAAAATTACAGGCTGTAAAAATGACTGCAACGGCAAATACCCAAGGCATGGAAATACCTGTAGAAGTATTCCAAACTAAAGACGGAAACCAACTGGTAAAGATTAATTTTCAAGGTCAAGAAATTGTACAGCAAGCCTTTGATGGGGAAACAATGTGGAGCACCAATTTTATGACAATGCTGCCAGAAAAAAGCGATGCAGAAGCTACTGAAAATATGAAAAAGCAGATTAATGACTTTCCCTCCCCGTTTTTAAACTATAAAGACAAAGGTTTCACTGTAGAGCTGATGGGTAAAGAAACAAAAGATGGTACTGAAACATACAAAATAAAACTTACCCAGTCCCCTATTACGGTTGATGGTGTAGAGCAGCCTAATGTTTCTTATCATTATTTTGATACAGAAACATTTGTGCCAATTGTTTCAGAACATCCCATTACTCAAGGTCCTATGAAAGGCCAGATGAATGTTAGCACCATGAGCGATTATCAAGAAGTTGAAGGATTATATTTCCCTTTCGCACTTTCTATGGCAGGGCAAGGAATTCAGTTAAAAGAGGTAATTGTTAATCCCGAAATTGACAAAGCTATCTTTGCATTTCCTGTGACTTCCGAAAATTCAGAAAAAAAGGAATAA
- a CDS encoding iron-containing alcohol dehydrogenase family protein, producing the protein MVPKVVFGEGCFDQLTSILSSHKKEKAPFIFLVDDVFEKNTEFLDRINLRFNDKLIFISAEEEPKTSQVDELVKKIQTEFTHAPSGIIGIGGGTVMDLAKAVSIMLTNNGSAADYQGWDLVKQKAIYHVGVPTISGTGAEVSRTTVLTGPVRKLGINSDFTPFDQVILDPELTKGVSKNQWFYTGMDCFIHCVESLNGTFLNAFSQSYGEKAYDLCLEIFLGDSLSDEEARAKLMMASWHGGMSIAYSQVGVAHAMSYGLGYVLGTKHGVGNCVVFQHLEEFYPKDVALFKEMVKKHNVEIPQEICKDLSKKQMDTMITVALGMVPLWENALGRNWETIITPEKLRELYLKM; encoded by the coding sequence ATGGTACCAAAAGTCGTTTTTGGGGAAGGCTGTTTTGATCAACTTACGTCAATTTTATCTTCCCATAAAAAAGAAAAGGCACCGTTTATATTTTTAGTTGACGATGTTTTTGAAAAAAATACCGAATTTTTGGATAGAATCAACCTTCGTTTTAATGACAAATTGATTTTCATTTCAGCAGAAGAAGAGCCCAAAACATCACAGGTAGATGAACTGGTAAAAAAAATACAAACCGAATTTACCCATGCACCTTCAGGAATAATTGGCATTGGCGGTGGAACAGTAATGGACCTTGCAAAAGCCGTTTCCATTATGCTTACCAATAATGGCAGTGCTGCGGATTATCAAGGTTGGGATTTGGTAAAGCAGAAAGCAATTTACCATGTAGGCGTTCCCACGATTTCAGGAACTGGTGCCGAAGTTTCACGAACAACAGTACTCACGGGCCCTGTGCGTAAATTGGGTATTAACAGTGATTTTACGCCATTTGACCAAGTAATCCTTGATCCTGAACTCACAAAGGGGGTTTCTAAAAACCAATGGTTCTATACCGGTATGGATTGCTTTATCCATTGTGTGGAATCCCTGAATGGTACTTTTTTAAACGCCTTCAGCCAAAGTTATGGCGAAAAGGCCTACGATCTTTGTTTGGAAATTTTCTTGGGAGATTCCCTTTCTGATGAGGAAGCAAGGGCAAAACTTATGATGGCATCTTGGCATGGCGGCATGAGTATTGCCTATTCTCAGGTTGGGGTTGCCCATGCGATGAGCTATGGGCTTGGCTATGTTTTGGGTACAAAACATGGCGTGGGCAACTGCGTTGTTTTTCAGCATCTGGAAGAGTTTTACCCAAAAGATGTTGCACTATTTAAAGAAATGGTGAAAAAACATAATGTTGAAATACCACAAGAAATTTGTAAAGATCTTTCTAAAAAACAGATGGATACCATGATTACTGTTGCTCTAGGAATGGTTCCGTTATGGGAGAACGCTCTGGGAAGAAATTGGGAAACTATAATCACCCCTGAAAAACTTAGAGAATTATACCTAAAAATGTAA
- a CDS encoding NAD-dependent succinate-semialdehyde dehydrogenase yields MATTTSINPYNGKELKSYKNHTKKEISEIIDKADKRFYNWRETPFSERKKLMLAAASELKKNKREYAETMTLEMGKPIYQAIAEIEKCSWVCEYYAENAEKQLQNEVIKTDAHKSYVSYEPLGVVLAIMPWNYPFWQVFRFAAPALMAGNIGVLKHASNVFGSALNIEKVFNRAGFPKNCFTTLLVGSDAVEGIIENEKIKAVTLTGSGPAGSSVASVAGKNIKKTVLELGGSNALIVMKDCDMDKTIDTCVQARFQNTGQSCIAGKRLLIDESISEEFVEKMLVKVRELKSGDPMDEETYIGTLAREDLAKDLEKQVNASVKAGAKIRIGGKRQGAYFEPTILTNVANKMAVFNEETFGPALSVTTFKTAQEAISLSNSSKFGLGVSIFTKNIEEAEKLAFRFDEGAVFINELVKSDPRLPFGGIKKSGYGRELSEHGIREFVNRKTVFINK; encoded by the coding sequence ATGGCCACAACCACTTCCATCAATCCTTATAACGGAAAGGAATTGAAATCGTATAAAAACCACACAAAAAAGGAAATTTCCGAAATTATCGATAAAGCCGACAAACGTTTTTACAATTGGCGTGAAACACCTTTTTCCGAAAGAAAAAAACTGATGTTGGCCGCCGCTTCTGAATTGAAAAAAAACAAAAGGGAATATGCCGAAACAATGACTTTGGAAATGGGAAAGCCTATTTATCAGGCCATTGCGGAGATTGAAAAGTGTTCATGGGTGTGTGAATATTATGCCGAAAATGCCGAAAAGCAACTTCAAAACGAAGTAATAAAGACCGATGCCCACAAAAGCTACGTAAGCTACGAACCACTTGGTGTCGTGCTCGCAATTATGCCATGGAATTACCCGTTTTGGCAAGTTTTTAGATTTGCTGCACCAGCTTTAATGGCAGGCAATATTGGTGTTTTGAAACACGCTTCAAATGTTTTTGGAAGTGCTTTAAATATTGAAAAAGTATTTAACAGGGCAGGGTTTCCAAAAAACTGTTTTACCACTTTATTAGTTGGAAGTGATGCTGTTGAAGGAATTATTGAAAATGAAAAAATAAAAGCAGTAACGCTTACCGGAAGCGGTCCTGCGGGTTCTTCCGTGGCATCGGTTGCGGGTAAAAATATTAAAAAAACGGTATTGGAGCTTGGCGGAAGCAATGCGCTGATCGTGATGAAAGATTGCGACATGGACAAAACGATAGACACTTGTGTGCAGGCCCGTTTCCAAAATACTGGGCAGAGCTGTATAGCAGGAAAACGCTTGCTGATTGACGAATCTATTTCGGAAGAATTTGTTGAAAAAATGCTTGTGAAAGTTCGGGAATTGAAAAGTGGTGACCCTATGGACGAGGAAACTTATATTGGAACATTAGCACGTGAGGATTTGGCAAAGGATCTGGAAAAACAGGTTAATGCATCCGTAAAAGCGGGAGCTAAAATAAGGATAGGAGGAAAGCGGCAGGGTGCTTATTTTGAACCTACTATTTTAACAAACGTTGCTAATAAGATGGCCGTATTTAATGAAGAAACCTTTGGGCCGGCACTTTCCGTGACAACATTTAAAACTGCGCAAGAAGCTATTTCGCTTTCAAATTCTTCAAAATTTGGATTGGGCGTTTCCATTTTCACCAAGAATATTGAGGAAGCCGAAAAGCTCGCTTTTCGTTTTGATGAAGGCGCGGTTTTTATAAATGAATTGGTGAAAAGCGACCCACGATTGCCCTTTGGTGGAATCAAAAAAAGTGGTTATGGACGCGAGCTCAGCGAACACGGTATTCGGGAGTTTGTGAATCGAAAAACAGTGTTTATCAATAAATAA
- a CDS encoding YebC/PmpR family DNA-binding transcriptional regulator produces the protein MGRAFEFRKARKMKRWSAMSKAFTRIGKDIVMAVKEGGPDPDANSRLRAVIQNAKAVNMPKDNVERAIKRASDKSLGDYKEVLFEGYAPHGIAILIETATDNNTRTVANIRSYFNKCDGSLGTSGSVSFMFDHTCNFRINPEGLDIEELELELIDHGVEEIFEDEDGIMIYAPFESFGAIQSYLEENNIEILSSGFERIPQVTKKLSEAQAADVEKLLEKIEEDDDVQNVYHTMEVSSEE, from the coding sequence ATGGGAAGAGCTTTTGAATTCAGAAAAGCAAGAAAAATGAAGCGTTGGTCTGCAATGTCCAAGGCTTTCACACGTATTGGGAAAGATATTGTAATGGCAGTAAAAGAAGGAGGCCCCGATCCGGACGCAAATTCCAGACTTCGCGCTGTTATTCAAAATGCAAAGGCAGTAAACATGCCAAAGGATAACGTGGAACGTGCCATAAAGCGTGCAAGCGACAAAAGTTTGGGAGATTACAAAGAAGTTCTTTTTGAAGGTTACGCTCCCCACGGTATTGCAATTTTAATAGAAACTGCTACCGATAACAATACACGAACCGTTGCCAATATTCGCAGTTATTTTAATAAATGTGATGGCAGTTTGGGCACTTCGGGCTCTGTATCTTTTATGTTTGACCACACCTGTAACTTCCGTATAAACCCAGAAGGGTTGGATATTGAAGAGTTGGAGCTTGAACTAATAGATCACGGCGTGGAGGAAATTTTTGAAGATGAGGACGGTATTATGATTTATGCGCCATTTGAAAGTTTTGGAGCCATTCAATCCTATCTTGAAGAAAATAATATTGAAATACTTTCTTCTGGTTTTGAGCGTATTCCGCAGGTTACCAAAAAATTATCCGAAGCACAGGCTGCAGATGTTGAAAAACTTCTCGAAAAAATAGAAGAAGACGATGATGTACAAAATGTGTATCATACCATGGAAGTGTCTTCTGAGGAATAA
- a CDS encoding 4a-hydroxytetrahydrobiopterin dehydratase → MKALSEKEIKEKLKEFEGWDYHEGALHTIFEFEDFKEAFSAMTRIAFEAEKLQHHPEWSNVYNSLEIYLSTHDADGVTEKDFELAKIIDELIG, encoded by the coding sequence ATGAAAGCTTTATCTGAAAAGGAAATTAAAGAAAAATTGAAGGAATTTGAAGGGTGGGATTACCACGAGGGTGCCCTGCACACTATCTTTGAATTTGAGGACTTTAAAGAGGCATTTTCGGCTATGACACGCATTGCCTTTGAAGCTGAAAAATTGCAGCATCATCCCGAATGGAGCAATGTTTACAACTCCTTGGAGATCTACCTTTCTACGCACGATGCAGACGGTGTTACAGAAAAGGACTTTGAGCTTGCAAAGATTATTGACGAACTTATTGGGTAG
- a CDS encoding 1-acyl-sn-glycerol-3-phosphate acyltransferase: MGLTKFIFEKLMGWKIEGSFDRSVKKSVVIVVPHTSWHDFYIGAFTRRILKIEINYIAKKELFKWPFGWYFRWMGGAPLDRNPGQNQVEAIAEIFRKKNEFRLALSPEGTRKKVAVWKTGYYYIALAANVPIITVAFDYLTKKVIIGEPFYPSGNIDEDTLKLRAFYKGIVGKNKAFS; this comes from the coding sequence ATGGGTCTGACAAAATTCATTTTTGAAAAATTAATGGGATGGAAAATTGAGGGTTCTTTTGATCGTTCAGTTAAAAAATCTGTAGTGATTGTAGTGCCGCACACTAGTTGGCACGACTTCTATATTGGGGCTTTTACCAGAAGAATTTTAAAAATTGAAATAAATTACATCGCTAAAAAAGAATTGTTCAAATGGCCCTTTGGATGGTATTTCCGTTGGATGGGAGGTGCGCCTTTAGATAGGAACCCGGGACAAAACCAAGTAGAGGCTATTGCAGAAATTTTCAGAAAAAAGAATGAGTTTCGCCTGGCGTTATCTCCTGAAGGAACCCGGAAAAAAGTAGCAGTATGGAAAACAGGGTACTATTATATAGCTTTGGCAGCAAATGTACCCATTATTACGGTGGCTTTTGATTATCTTACAAAGAAAGTAATCATTGGAGAACCTTTCTATCCTAGCGGTAATATAGATGAAGACACATTAAAATTGCGGGCCTTTTACAAAGGTATTGTGGGAAAAAACAAAGCTTTTTCTTAA
- a CDS encoding sugar nucleotide-binding protein encodes MKKKEERQRILILGGSGFIGNALYKELLSYFDVHCTYCQQQGTFSENQVFHNFCVEEDSMLVLLNKIQPTIIISALSGDFNNLYEAHKEIVNYALLNRSCSVLYISSVEVFEGKSTHPSYENDPPLPTSSLGKHTISTEKLLLENIPSQTAILRLPMVLGINSPEILHLRQCIRHHAPFEVYPNLVISTTTVNKVCQQIHYIINQSLHGIFHLASNDMVHHEDLFREIASKIGDKMPIFKSVFSSNEDLYKALLPKHNKLPDSHQITVSQVIEECSLNEEIISIK; translated from the coding sequence ATGAAGAAGAAAGAAGAAAGGCAACGGATTTTAATTTTGGGAGGCAGTGGCTTTATTGGCAATGCGCTGTACAAAGAACTACTCTCCTATTTTGACGTACACTGCACCTACTGTCAGCAACAGGGTACTTTTTCTGAAAATCAAGTTTTCCATAATTTTTGTGTGGAAGAAGATTCTATGCTGGTGCTATTGAATAAAATTCAGCCAACGATTATTATTTCTGCTTTGAGCGGCGATTTTAACAATCTATACGAAGCTCATAAAGAAATTGTGAATTATGCGCTATTGAATAGGAGCTGTTCCGTTTTGTATATTTCTTCCGTGGAAGTTTTTGAAGGTAAATCCACACACCCATCTTATGAAAATGACCCCCCGCTCCCTACCTCTAGCTTAGGAAAGCATACTATTTCGACAGAAAAATTATTATTGGAAAATATTCCTTCACAAACTGCAATATTGAGATTGCCGATGGTACTGGGAATTAATTCTCCAGAAATTCTTCATCTGCGTCAGTGCATTCGCCACCACGCTCCGTTTGAAGTATATCCAAACCTTGTAATATCTACTACTACTGTAAACAAAGTTTGCCAGCAAATACATTATATAATTAACCAGTCGCTTCACGGAATTTTTCATCTAGCCAGCAATGATATGGTGCACCATGAGGATCTTTTTAGGGAAATCGCTTCAAAAATAGGAGATAAAATGCCTATATTTAAAAGTGTTTTTAGCAGTAATGAAGATTTGTACAAAGCACTACTTCCAAAACACAACAAATTGCCAGATTCTCACCAAATCACTGTTTCACAAGTAATCGAAGAGTGCAGTTTAAATGAAGAAATTATATCAATTAAATAA
- a CDS encoding glutaminase, with protein MLDYQAILEEIHTSLKKIENTGEVASYIPELANISKNKLGIHLQLITGENYSVGDSSEKFSIQSISKVLSLAKAFQLVGNDLWERVDVESSGNPFNHLSLLELEDGIPRNPLINSGAIVIADVLLSHLKNPKEDFLNFVRELTHDDTIMYNEKVAESERKTGFNNYAAANLLKSYGNLNNKVEDVLDFYFHQCSIMMDCRQLTNAFFVFANKGKCLKHIQHLTSSQVKRINAIMLTCGFYDEAGEFAFEVGLPGKSGVGGGIVALLPHCFTIATWAPALNPKGNSYLGMQALEQFTTKTKLSIF; from the coding sequence ATGTTGGATTATCAAGCAATTTTAGAAGAAATACACACATCACTCAAAAAAATTGAAAATACGGGTGAAGTTGCAAGTTATATTCCTGAATTGGCAAATATTTCAAAGAACAAACTGGGAATTCACCTACAATTGATAACGGGTGAAAATTATTCGGTGGGCGATTCCTCGGAAAAATTTTCAATCCAAAGTATTTCAAAAGTGCTTTCACTTGCCAAAGCTTTTCAACTGGTAGGAAATGATTTGTGGGAACGGGTGGATGTAGAGTCTTCCGGTAACCCATTCAACCATCTTTCGCTTTTGGAGCTTGAGGATGGCATCCCTAGAAATCCGTTGATCAATTCGGGAGCTATCGTAATTGCTGACGTGCTGCTTTCACATTTAAAAAACCCAAAGGAAGATTTCCTCAATTTTGTTCGGGAATTGACACACGATGATACCATCATGTATAACGAAAAAGTTGCCGAATCTGAACGCAAAACTGGCTTCAATAACTATGCGGCTGCAAATCTTTTAAAGTCGTACGGAAATTTAAACAACAAGGTTGAGGACGTTTTGGATTTTTATTTCCACCAATGTTCCATAATGATGGATTGCAGGCAACTTACCAATGCTTTTTTCGTTTTCGCTAACAAAGGAAAGTGTTTAAAACACATACAGCACTTAACTTCCAGCCAAGTAAAAAGAATCAATGCCATTATGCTAACCTGCGGATTTTACGATGAAGCGGGAGAGTTTGCCTTTGAGGTGGGCTTGCCAGGTAAAAGTGGCGTGGGCGGTGGAATTGTTGCACTTTTACCGCATTGTTTCACCATTGCAACCTGGGCGCCTGCGCTAAATCCAAAAGGAAATTCATATTTGGGGATGCAGGCTTTGGAACAATTCACCACAAAAACTAAATTGTCCATTTTTTAA
- the gcvT gene encoding glycine cleavage system aminomethyltransferase GcvT translates to MKNTALSHIHEQLGAKMVPFAGYNMPVSYEGVNAEHETVRKSVGVFDVSHMGEFLITGPNALHLIQKICSNDISKIVDGQAQYNCMPNETGGIVDDLIVYKFEDGKYLLVVNASNIDKDWDWITKQNTMGAEMRNLSDDYSLLAIQGPKAVEAMQSLTSEDLSAIKFYHFKVADFAGIAHVIISATGYTGSGGFEIYCKNSEVEQVWNKVMEAGKDFGIKPIGLAARDTLRLEMGFCLYGNDINDTTSPLEAGLDWITKFTKDFINSENLKKQKEEGVKRKLIGFELNERGIPRHDYEIVDKDGKKIGTVTSGTMAPSLNKGIGMGYVTTENSAPGTEIFIQIRNKPVAATIVKTPFYKG, encoded by the coding sequence ATGAAAAACACAGCACTTTCACACATACACGAACAATTGGGCGCTAAAATGGTGCCGTTTGCGGGTTATAACATGCCCGTTTCATACGAAGGCGTAAATGCAGAACACGAAACCGTGCGCAAAAGCGTAGGCGTTTTTGACGTTTCGCATATGGGTGAATTTTTAATTACCGGCCCCAATGCGTTACATTTAATCCAAAAAATATGTAGCAACGACATTTCAAAAATTGTGGATGGCCAGGCCCAATACAATTGTATGCCCAACGAAACGGGCGGAATTGTTGACGATTTGATTGTTTACAAATTTGAGGACGGAAAATATTTATTGGTGGTGAACGCATCAAACATTGACAAGGATTGGGATTGGATTACAAAACAAAACACCATGGGCGCCGAAATGCGTAACCTTTCCGATGATTATTCGCTGTTGGCCATCCAAGGGCCAAAAGCTGTTGAAGCTATGCAGTCATTGACATCTGAAGATTTGAGTGCCATAAAATTTTATCATTTTAAGGTAGCCGATTTTGCCGGAATAGCCCACGTAATCATCAGTGCAACGGGCTATACGGGCAGTGGCGGTTTTGAAATTTATTGCAAGAATTCTGAAGTGGAACAAGTTTGGAATAAAGTGATGGAAGCAGGAAAGGATTTCGGAATAAAGCCCATTGGACTGGCCGCACGCGATACGCTTAGACTTGAAATGGGTTTCTGCCTTTACGGAAATGATATAAACGATACCACTTCGCCATTGGAAGCTGGTTTGGACTGGATTACAAAATTTACAAAAGACTTTATCAATTCTGAAAACCTAAAAAAGCAGAAAGAAGAAGGTGTCAAAAGAAAACTAATTGGTTTTGAACTGAACGAACGCGGTATCCCGCGCCACGATTACGAGATTGTTGATAAAGACGGAAAAAAAATCGGCACAGTTACCAGCGGCACGATGGCACCTTCATTAAACAAAGGCATCGGGATGGGTTATGTAACTACTGAAAATAGCGCGCCCGGTACCGAAATTTTTATTCAAATCAGAAATAAGCCAGTTGCAGCAACAATTGTGAAAACACCATTTTATAAAGGTTAA
- a CDS encoding WD40/YVTN/BNR-like repeat-containing protein, with amino-acid sequence MKKLILILFAAFGSLPHFYAQETVLKGKELFGNMEARHIGPALMSGRINDLENHPTNARILYAGAAGGGVWKSSDGGATFAPIFDEHAQSIGVITLDPKNPDEVIWVGTGETWTRNSVSVGNGLFKSTDGGNNWKEIPGFENSERIASIVINPNKTDEIYVGVLGALWSDSEDRGVYKTTDGGKTWKKILYVGSSTGASDVLMDPKNPNVLFASMWQFRRTGWGFNSGGENSAIYKSIDGGKTWNKLTNDLPSGKLGRIGIAMAPSDSKIIYAVIETGEKETNGLWRSNDSGNSWEHLNNDFGLTVRPFYFSRITIDPKNPDIIVKGGLTGSISRDGGKTFKNLGNMHSDIHDVVFDINNSDIIYSGTDGGVYRSWNGGSTFEIVENLPLSQFYHISVDDAQPYNVYGGLQDNGSWYGPSSAPGGVSARHWNSVGYGDGFRVLKHPTKNIIYSEMQGAANVWRYDVDLNRTTTVQPQPKKGDAELRFNWNAPMAVSNFAPDRFYMGSQFLHRSDDMGDSWTIISPDLTTNDKAKQDQAISGGLSVDNSGAEKHTTIFTIAESPMDENIIWVGTDDGNVQLTTDGGKTWTNLTENLVGIPKNTWVYHIEASVHGKGTAYAVFEGHTTGDMKPYTLKTTDYGKTWKSIISDDIDSKAFVRNIQEDYVNEDLLFLGTEFGLYVTVDGGKNWSQFTNKLPPVAVHFIDLQKRTNDLVMGTHGRGVIIIDDISPLRELNSEILNKDVHFFKTEPFTMTEDSGFSGSFGTETQFVGENKTNAAQIAYYLKKRHTFGKMEMEVQDMEGNKITTLNPGKSKGINIVNWDFSTVAPKMAQAKTLAFSGFTAPRVPAGKYKIVLTKGKETYTHNIEVKYDDKSVTTLEQRKEQETLTDELFNMVEDLAYMVYQITETQAKATEVIEKNPKGKKEAQKLFDALENLRKDLVITTGDNYVASAEPELREKMGDLYSNVASNFNKVSGASKANYELISDEFSKAKKRYETIMEKEGKKFYSFLEKNNIPKPEIQRKEEFLKKG; translated from the coding sequence ATGAAAAAATTGATTCTTATACTTTTTGCAGCCTTTGGCTCACTTCCGCATTTTTACGCTCAAGAAACAGTGCTCAAGGGAAAGGAACTTTTTGGCAATATGGAAGCCCGGCATATTGGACCTGCCCTCATGAGTGGTCGTATAAACGATCTTGAAAACCATCCTACCAACGCACGTATTCTTTACGCTGGTGCCGCAGGTGGCGGGGTTTGGAAATCTAGTGATGGCGGCGCAACGTTTGCCCCAATTTTTGATGAACATGCGCAATCTATAGGGGTTATAACATTAGATCCCAAAAACCCAGACGAAGTTATTTGGGTAGGAACAGGTGAAACTTGGACCCGAAACTCAGTTTCGGTGGGAAATGGTTTATTTAAAAGTACGGACGGCGGAAACAACTGGAAAGAAATTCCAGGTTTTGAAAATTCAGAACGCATTGCTTCCATTGTCATAAATCCAAACAAAACAGATGAAATATATGTGGGCGTTTTGGGTGCACTTTGGAGTGACAGTGAAGACCGTGGTGTGTATAAAACCACCGATGGGGGAAAAACGTGGAAAAAAATTCTATATGTAGGATCCTCCACTGGTGCTTCAGATGTTTTAATGGATCCCAAAAATCCCAACGTCCTCTTTGCTTCTATGTGGCAGTTCCGAAGGACGGGCTGGGGTTTCAATTCTGGTGGCGAAAACAGTGCAATTTATAAATCCATCGATGGAGGGAAAACTTGGAATAAATTAACAAATGATCTTCCATCGGGAAAACTGGGGCGCATTGGGATTGCAATGGCACCAAGCGACAGTAAAATAATTTATGCGGTAATTGAAACTGGTGAAAAAGAAACCAACGGGCTTTGGAGATCAAACGACAGCGGTAATTCTTGGGAACATTTAAATAATGATTTTGGGCTTACCGTGCGCCCTTTTTATTTTTCACGAATAACTATCGATCCTAAAAATCCTGATATCATAGTGAAAGGTGGCTTAACAGGTTCTATAAGTCGCGATGGAGGTAAAACTTTCAAAAATCTAGGGAATATGCATAGCGACATTCACGATGTTGTTTTCGATATAAATAATAGTGATATTATCTATTCGGGAACAGATGGCGGGGTTTACCGATCCTGGAATGGGGGCTCTACTTTTGAAATTGTGGAGAATCTTCCGCTTTCTCAATTTTATCACATAAGTGTTGACGATGCCCAACCTTACAATGTGTACGGAGGATTACAGGACAACGGTTCCTGGTATGGACCCTCATCTGCCCCTGGCGGTGTTTCTGCACGGCACTGGAACAGTGTAGGCTATGGTGATGGTTTTAGAGTCTTAAAGCACCCTACCAAGAACATTATTTATTCAGAAATGCAGGGCGCAGCAAACGTTTGGCGTTATGACGTGGACCTAAACAGAACAACCACTGTGCAACCCCAGCCCAAAAAAGGTGATGCGGAGCTTCGTTTTAATTGGAATGCGCCAATGGCCGTAAGCAATTTCGCTCCGGATAGATTTTATATGGGAAGTCAATTTTTGCACCGTTCCGACGATATGGGCGATAGCTGGACCATAATTTCACCAGATTTAACAACAAATGATAAAGCTAAACAGGATCAAGCCATTTCTGGTGGACTTTCGGTTGATAACAGCGGAGCGGAAAAGCACACCACCATCTTCACAATTGCTGAATCGCCAATGGACGAAAATATTATTTGGGTGGGAACCGATGATGGAAATGTGCAGCTTACTACCGATGGCGGAAAAACTTGGACCAACCTTACCGAAAATCTTGTGGGAATCCCTAAAAATACTTGGGTTTACCACATTGAGGCCAGTGTTCACGGCAAAGGGACTGCATATGCAGTTTTTGAAGGCCATACTACCGGCGATATGAAGCCATACACATTGAAAACCACTGATTATGGCAAAACTTGGAAGTCTATAATTTCAGATGATATAGATTCAAAAGCATTTGTCAGAAATATTCAAGAAGATTACGTAAATGAAGATTTACTGTTCCTGGGCACTGAATTTGGACTTTATGTTACAGTAGATGGTGGAAAAAACTGGTCTCAGTTTACAAACAAGTTGCCTCCTGTGGCTGTTCATTTTATTGATTTACAAAAACGAACAAATGATTTGGTGATGGGTACCCACGGACGCGGTGTTATTATTATTGACGATATAAGTCCCCTGCGTGAATTAAATTCTGAAATATTAAATAAGGACGTTCATTTTTTTAAGACTGAACCATTCACAATGACCGAAGATAGCGGTTTTAGTGGAAGTTTTGGAACTGAAACACAATTTGTAGGTGAAAATAAAACCAACGCTGCACAAATTGCATATTACTTGAAAAAACGCCATACGTTTGGAAAAATGGAGATGGAAGTGCAAGATATGGAAGGCAATAAAATAACGACACTCAATCCTGGAAAATCAAAAGGGATTAATATTGTGAACTGGGATTTTAGTACTGTGGCTCCAAAAATGGCACAAGCCAAAACCCTCGCTTTTAGCGGTTTTACTGCTCCAAGAGTTCCTGCAGGAAAATATAAAATAGTACTGACAAAAGGGAAGGAAACCTATACTCATAACATTGAAGTTAAATATGATGACAAATCGGTCACCACTTTAGAACAGCGAAAAGAACAGGAAACTCTCACCGATGAATTATTCAATATGGTAGAGGATTTGGCGTATATGGTATATCAAATCACCGAAACACAAGCAAAAGCTACTGAAGTAATTGAGAAAAATCCAAAAGGGAAAAAAGAAGCCCAAAAGCTATTTGATGCTTTGGAGAACCTTCGGAAAGACTTGGTAATTACCACTGGCGATAATTATGTTGCCTCTGCAGAACCTGAATTACGTGAAAAAATGGGCGATCTTTACAGCAATGTAGCATCAAATTTCAACAAGGTTTCTGGAGCTTCAAAAGCAAATTACGAACTGATTTCCGATGAGTTTTCAAAAGCAAAGAAACGCTATGAAACTATAATGGAAAAAGAAGGAAAAAAATTCTATTCATTTTTGGAAAAAAACAACATCCCAAAACCAGAAATTCAAAGAAAAGAAGAATTTTTGAAAAAGGGATAA